CTCCTTACATTTGGTTAATGGTTAAATGAATTGCAAAAGACCAGATGTGCTCCACCTCGGAGATGGAGTAAATCTGGTCCAATACTCATCAAATTGATTAAAAAGTCAACGCAAGCGAAAACCGATGGACGCTTTTCAACACGCCCAGATCAGCAAACGAATAATCGATCACGGCGCCGCGGTCCCCGAATGCTTTGAGGTCGAGCCCAGTGCCAAAAGTAAAACCGCCCTCATCAATATTGAATCGGTAACCGCCGCGGAGGAAAAACATTTTATTGAAGCAATACTCCACGCCCCAGTTGTATTGTTCGAGGTTGTTATTGGGATGAATCATATCGGCTGCTGTGGTGATCGTATTATGGGGCGTATCCAGCAAATTCACACTGATCCCGATGCGAAAGTTGATGGGCAACGAATAGGTTTCAAATGTTTTTGGCTTGTTCACATCCACGGATTTCGGATCGCTATAATCGATATAGCTCCCGCTGAATTTGATTTCCGGTCCAAAATGCAGAATCGACATCCCCAAATTCAGTCCATGGAAGCCAGTCCGATACAGCGTACCCATATCGAGGGCCCAAGCGGTATAACCATAATCGAGGTATTTCTCGCGCACAATTTTGGTCGTCACTCCCACCGAGAGCCGATCCGTCAACAACCTGGCATAAGAGAGTCCGAGCGAAAAATTGCTGATGCTGAAATTCTCCCCAGTTCCTTCAGGCTGAAAGACTGTGGTGATCTCCATATCACCGGTCATCAGATAGGCGCTGCTGATGGCAAACGTTCCGAGATTGCCGAAATCCATGGCGAAGGAGAAGGAACCGATCGAAATATCGGCTGGCCAGACCGTATACGCAGTATACAGATTTCTTTTATGGATTTCGACCAATCCGGCTGGGTTCCAGAAAACAGAGCCAGCATCATTAGTAAGCGCAGTAAAAGCTTCGCCCATGGCAGTACCACGGCCGCCAACACCAATTTCCAGAAATTGAGCGACGGCAGTTCCAACAGGGGCGAAATCCTGGGCATGAATCGATGCCCCTTGCAAACTGACCAACAACACCATGATAATAATCTTATTTTTATTCATAGATCTATTCCTCTTACTCGATATTCAAGTTTTGTTATTATCGAACTCATTTCATTTGGCAAACTGATGGAGTTGGCCGGCAACATCATCGAACAATCACAAATTTGCCCACCTTGGTGCCTAACGAAGGTGAATCGACCACAAACATGTAGATTCCTGGGGCTGCCTCTTGGTTATTTCGGGTGATTAAATCCCATTCTGCTACGCTGGGGTTGCTGCTGCCCAAGAAATCTTCGGTCTTGCGAACAATTTCACCAGAGGTAATTTCATCCACCAAATCGCCATCTAGGGTGAAAATCTTCACCGTCGCATCTGGTGGCAGATTAATAAATTGTAAGCGATGTTGCCATGGATCAGAATCGCTCGGAATCCGGTTGTTCCAGATCGCGCTACCGACGTACGGATTGGGCACGACCTTGACGCGATCGAGCGCAGAAGCGACTGGATTTGCAGGACAGATGTACTTCACATTGGCCAAAATATTGGTTTCGAGCACTCCGAATGGTTCAGGCAGCGGTTTACTGAACGATTGAACGGCATAATAATAATCAAATCCTAAGACAATATCTCGGTCGATGATTTGAAACTTGCCGGGTTCATCCCCAGGAGGTGGAGGCCAACTGGCGCTGCCGGTGGTGTCGATATAGGTTCCCAGACCCAATGGTTTGAAATCAAAATTTCCAATGGCGGTTTTCCCAACACTCTTCCAGACCTTAAACCCCTGGAAGTTCTCATTGGCAAGCGGAGAATTATCCCAAATGACCTTCACACCTTTGGTGACACCATTTTCGACGTACAGTTCAAGTTTCAGATCTGGAGGGGGTGGGGACAATGAAGCGATTTCATAATTGGCATCAACGATCAATTGGGCGACTCTCATATTTTTCACCAGCTCGACCAGGCTATAAATGCCGCCACGGACAGGATCGCTTCCGACAGCAAGTGCCGCTGTAACAACAATAGAATCGCCCGCTGCAAACGTCTCCAGCGGTCCTAAGGTGAGAATCGCACGGTAATCATAAGGAAATGGCTTGCCGCCAGATACAATCGGTCCCTCAAATACCTTTGGGGCCATCATGCGATCGTAGGACTCTTTATCGGTAGCGGGATCATTGTAGATATGATTTTGATGAAACGAGCTGACCTTGAATGATGCGGGATAGGTCTTCAGCACGCGAAATCCGATGAAGCCAGGTGACTGCAAGGTCCCATCAGGCCCAGGATTGCCAGTATCATCTGGTTGTCCATTATCTGCTGGATAGCTTGGATTATCGGCATCCCACATGAACATCATCTGGCTATCTGCATCTGCAGAAGTCAGGCCATGATCCACCTTCGACCAATCAGGGAAATAGGTGAACCAATCCCAATTGGCATTGCAAGCGCCTAAGTCATCTTGATTAGAAAACCGATACTCCGCATCCCAATTAGGCAATTTTGTCACATCGGCATCCATCCGATAGGTAAAATAGAAGTTTTTCAGATCACGAGGCGTATCAGGATACCCATCTCCATCAGAATCGATACCGACGTTCTTGATCGTGTATTCATAGATAATAAAATCATCTCGAAAGCTTTCGCTCCAGGCATAAGTCCGTTCGATCACCTCTACACCCAGTGGGGTATGCTCGGAAGCTAACGGCGCTTGGACATCATAGTACCGCGTATAGGTATCTTCCTCTGATCGGGCACCAGGGCCAGTAATGACATGAACTGAATCAAGCGGTGCGAACTCGTGATCATCCGCCTGCGACGAACGGATCACGCCATCCACTTCAGCGGTTAACCAGATGCTACCGCGATACAAATATGAATTGCCCGAGCCGCCAGGATAATCGCATGAGGGCGTTCGGTTCACATAAGCATCGTCGCCAGCGTACCCAAAATTCGTCACTCGATTCCACAACGTACCGATCTTGTGATATTTCCAGTTATCTGGAACGATTGGGCCGACAGCCGATTTGTCGCTTTTTGCGATGGAGAACCGCTGTTTCTGGCTATCAGCACCCCACATCGGAGTTGTAAGAACGGCCAAGACCAGCCACAAAATAATCAGGGCATGAAAACGATATTTTAATATCATTGATTTGCCTCCTTGGTATCACTCAATTTAAAATTGTACCGCCAGACCGCAACGGAATTGACGACGATCGCTATAGGCCTGGGGATTACGGATGTACGCGCCTGTGACATTGTCGATGGTAATGATCGAAGGATCATTGGTGATTTCGTAATAAAGCGAACTCCCAATCCAATCCACATTGCGCCGATCGAACAAATTAAACACATCCACAAAGAAATCGAGATTGAAATTGGATAGTTTGACCTGTCGAATCAGCTTTAAATCGGTGGTCGTGGTGTATGGCAGGCGTTTATCATTGACTTTGCCCGAACCGTAAGAAGAATAGGGTAAGCCACTGCCATACCGGAATTGCAAATTGGCGATCCAATTGGCAAGCGGTCGCATTCCGGCCCATTGCAGGCCAAAATCCCCTGGCGTCCGCAACGTCAATGTAGCGTTCACTGTATGGGTTTGGTCGAAATCCAAAATGTTCATCCGTCGCGCATCGGTGAACGAACCAGTGCCACCGAGATAATTAGAGCTTCGGCCCTTCGCGATCGAATAGGTATAGTTGGCGGTCGCACCCCAGAACCGACCAGTCCGCTTAGTGAACGTAAATTCCAGGCCTTTGATGTTGCCGTAATCCGCATTGGTGAAAATATTGAGCTCGATATTCTGAATGCTGCGCCCGACGTATTTTCTCC
This genomic interval from candidate division KSB1 bacterium contains the following:
- a CDS encoding PorV/PorQ family protein — protein: MNKNKIIIMVLLVSLQGASIHAQDFAPVGTAVAQFLEIGVGGRGTAMGEAFTALTNDAGSVFWNPAGLVEIHKRNLYTAYTVWPADISIGSFSFAMDFGNLGTFAISSAYLMTGDMEITTVFQPEGTGENFSISNFSLGLSYARLLTDRLSVGVTTKIVREKYLDYGYTAWALDMGTLYRTGFHGLNLGMSILHFGPEIKFSGSYIDYSDPKSVDVNKPKTFETYSLPINFRIGISVNLLDTPHNTITTAADMIHPNNNLEQYNWGVEYCFNKMFFLRGGYRFNIDEGGFTFGTGLDLKAFGDRGAVIDYSFADLGVLKSVHRFSLALTF